The Desulfosporosinus acidiphilus SJ4 genome has a window encoding:
- a CDS encoding ISNCY-like element ISDsac1 family transposase codes for MLRLHNEQLTIWDFALPEQVLELSKELKTIDELLDDEKFMRPFLSRWNIRIGRPTVPVETFLRLMYLKFRYEFGYETLVAEVSDSIKWRRFCRINLDATVPHSTTLIKLTQKYGEDIVEQLNEALVVKASQDKITRSRRLRTDTTVTESNIHYPTDAQLLADAIKSITRQAQSLRETAGSTMPKMIERCRSAKKRILEIGKTLKRRNHQAVEEVRKITDKLVDKAIETMTNAHQIMDKAEEALGEQMSNTTKRKIEKLDKVIVTADKIVNQTLKVNGGNTHISNRVISLHDPDARPIQKGKLKSPTEFGYKTEITENEDRIITDYKVHVGNPSDDSLLVETVKRHISKTGKVPYSIATDRGYSSGKNQKELTDLGIKRISMPKKGKKSKAQASHEKQRWFRRLQAWRAGGEGTISILKRKYGLGRSLSRGHQGVSTWVGFGILTYNLRRIAALI; via the coding sequence ATGTTACGTCTTCACAATGAGCAACTTACTATTTGGGATTTTGCTTTACCTGAGCAAGTTCTAGAACTAAGCAAGGAATTAAAGACTATCGATGAACTTCTGGATGATGAGAAATTTATGCGGCCTTTCCTTTCTCGTTGGAATATACGTATTGGCCGACCGACAGTTCCTGTCGAAACCTTTCTTCGTCTCATGTACCTTAAGTTCCGTTATGAGTTTGGTTATGAAACTCTCGTTGCAGAGGTTAGTGACAGCATTAAATGGCGTCGCTTTTGTCGAATTAACTTAGATGCGACAGTTCCTCATAGTACGACCTTGATTAAACTGACTCAAAAGTATGGAGAAGACATCGTTGAACAGCTTAATGAAGCTCTCGTTGTTAAGGCTTCTCAAGACAAGATTACTCGGAGCCGGAGACTTCGCACGGACACAACGGTGACGGAATCCAATATTCATTACCCTACGGATGCTCAGCTCTTGGCCGATGCTATTAAATCGATAACACGCCAAGCTCAAAGCCTTCGAGAAACTGCGGGTTCGACGATGCCCAAGATGATTGAACGCTGTCGTTCAGCGAAGAAGCGAATTTTGGAAATCGGTAAAACACTTAAGCGGCGTAATCATCAGGCTGTTGAAGAAGTTCGTAAGATTACCGATAAATTAGTTGATAAAGCCATTGAAACTATGACTAACGCCCATCAGATTATGGATAAAGCCGAAGAAGCTCTAGGCGAGCAGATGAGCAACACTACAAAACGCAAGATTGAGAAACTCGATAAGGTCATAGTCACCGCCGACAAAATTGTGAATCAAACACTAAAAGTCAACGGCGGAAACACCCACATTTCGAATCGAGTGATTAGTCTTCATGATCCAGATGCACGGCCGATTCAAAAAGGGAAATTAAAGAGTCCGACAGAGTTTGGCTATAAAACAGAGATCACAGAAAATGAAGACCGCATTATAACCGATTATAAAGTTCATGTTGGAAATCCTAGTGATGACAGTCTTTTGGTAGAAACTGTTAAACGTCATATTTCTAAAACAGGAAAAGTGCCATATTCAATCGCTACCGACAGAGGTTACAGCAGCGGTAAGAACCAAAAAGAACTGACTGACCTAGGAATCAAACGAATATCGATGCCTAAAAAGGGCAAGAAGAGTAAAGCACAGGCATCTCACGAAAAGCAGAGATGGTTCCGACGATTGCAAGCTTGGAGAGCTGGCGGAGAAGGTACCATAAGCATTTTGAAACGGAAATATGGTCTAGGGAGAAGTCTGTCCCGAGGCCACCAAGGTGTAAGTACCTGGGTGGGATTTGGGATATTAACCTACAATTTGAGACGAATAGCGGCCCTGATTTAG
- a CDS encoding AraC family transcriptional regulator, which translates to MNANNHSILPAPDNTEKSIEAEMARLSRLLLTVAPYDGVRPLPISGLYVARYSSINVDCIKTLYLPSLGIVAQGAKSITVGQETYQIEKSQMLMHPVALPVALKAIKASKAEPLLAVRLDLSPQRIAELVLKVYPHGLPPIRQWSAGYVVNADVSFVNAVTRLLECLEKPGDVELLSPLIMDEILIRLLRSPIGIHVAEMGFADSDVHQVAEAIAWLRENYSQSVKVTDLAELTHMSVSSFHDHFKAVTSMTPMQYQKALRLQEARRLMLSREMDATTACRIVGYVSNSQFSRDYSVFFGASPRRDIARLRQQSQRSE; encoded by the coding sequence TTGAATGCAAATAATCACTCCATTCTTCCTGCCCCAGATAATACTGAGAAATCAATTGAAGCAGAAATGGCGCGGCTTTCACGTCTGTTATTAACCGTTGCTCCTTATGATGGTGTTAGACCCCTTCCCATCTCAGGTTTATATGTTGCACGTTATTCAAGTATAAACGTGGACTGCATAAAGACTCTCTACTTACCTTCTTTGGGGATAGTTGCACAAGGAGCAAAATCCATCACAGTGGGACAGGAGACATACCAAATCGAAAAATCTCAAATGTTGATGCATCCTGTCGCCCTGCCAGTTGCACTAAAGGCCATAAAGGCCAGCAAGGCCGAACCTCTTCTCGCTGTCAGGCTGGATTTAAGCCCTCAAAGAATTGCAGAGCTAGTTTTGAAAGTATATCCTCATGGCCTTCCACCGATTCGTCAATGGAGTGCAGGTTACGTAGTAAATGCTGATGTGAGCTTTGTCAACGCAGTAACGAGGTTGCTGGAATGCCTGGAAAAACCCGGCGATGTTGAATTGCTTAGCCCCCTTATTATGGACGAAATTTTAATCCGCCTTCTTCGCAGTCCAATTGGCATTCATGTTGCCGAAATGGGTTTTGCAGACTCAGATGTACATCAAGTTGCAGAGGCGATCGCCTGGCTTCGTGAAAATTATTCTCAGTCTGTTAAAGTTACGGATTTGGCTGAGCTGACACATATGAGTGTATCATCTTTCCATGATCATTTTAAAGCTGTTACATCGATGACCCCCATGCAATATCAAAAAGCATTACGTTTACAGGAAGCAAGGCGCTTGATGCTTTCCCGCGAAATGGATGCAACGACGGCTTGTAGAATAGTAGGATACGTGAGTAATTCTCAGTTTAGCCGTGATTACAGTGTTTTTTTCGGAGCCTCACCCAGAAGAGATATAGCCAGATTGCGTCAACAATCCCAGAGATCGGAGTGA
- a CDS encoding methyl-accepting chemotaxis protein, whose product MSDFLDRLSRFLVLKSRIIRWWFNLSLSHKLTLAFSISAIINLSGGGFAYYLAVKGDNLVAHIGTLLLVTTLASLLIFLYGLYISFLTSTPLQRSVEFAETLAKGDLTPQLYCLTEKDEIGQLCISLNTMLQNFRSLVSGILSGADTFYESAIVLRDRAEATALAAQQVASSIEQIAQSSQNENQTNSIQAIQLAVQAMSEGIGQIDSSVFLANEAASQALLLAKDGDQAIRKTGVQMKHIHQTVEETGTIISELGEKSSSIGEIVETIKSIAGQTNLLALNAAIEAARAGEHGQGFNVVAEEVRKLAEQSKQSSAQIEQIIQGIKVNVDRAIASMSAEKDVVNEGTMIIKEAQEAFNRIMKSTEIVNQQIKEVSQFSQYISTNSNKIFSEIGNIDNIIKETTDQTMAVAISSTEQMNSMQEINILSEELQAAAQSLQDSAQKFKVA is encoded by the coding sequence ATGTCAGATTTTCTTGACCGTTTGAGTAGGTTTCTTGTTTTAAAGAGTCGAATTATCCGTTGGTGGTTTAACCTCTCACTCTCTCATAAGCTAACTCTTGCTTTTTCAATTAGTGCTATTATCAACCTTTCTGGCGGCGGTTTTGCTTACTACTTAGCCGTAAAAGGAGATAATTTAGTGGCCCATATTGGAACTCTATTACTAGTAACGACATTAGCAAGTTTATTAATTTTTCTTTATGGTCTTTATATTTCTTTTCTTACCTCAACTCCCCTGCAGCGTTCAGTAGAATTTGCTGAAACGTTAGCAAAAGGAGACTTAACTCCTCAACTTTATTGCCTCACGGAAAAAGACGAAATAGGGCAACTCTGCATCTCTTTAAATACTATGTTACAAAATTTCCGATCGTTAGTAAGTGGAATTCTTTCGGGAGCTGACACCTTCTATGAATCCGCAATTGTCCTAAGAGATCGGGCAGAAGCTACAGCACTGGCTGCACAACAAGTCGCTTCGTCGATAGAGCAAATAGCTCAAAGTTCCCAGAATGAGAATCAAACAAATAGTATTCAAGCGATCCAATTAGCAGTTCAAGCTATGTCAGAAGGCATCGGCCAAATTGACAGCAGTGTTTTTCTGGCAAACGAAGCCGCCTCTCAGGCTTTGCTCCTTGCTAAAGACGGAGATCAAGCGATTAGGAAAACAGGGGTACAAATGAAGCATATTCATCAAACGGTTGAAGAAACTGGGACAATAATTTCCGAACTCGGCGAGAAATCCTCATCGATTGGTGAGATTGTGGAAACCATTAAATCCATAGCAGGGCAAACAAACTTGCTTGCTCTCAATGCTGCCATCGAAGCGGCTAGAGCCGGAGAACACGGGCAAGGATTTAATGTTGTTGCAGAAGAAGTTCGGAAATTAGCAGAGCAATCAAAACAGTCCAGCGCTCAGATTGAACAAATCATTCAAGGCATAAAGGTCAATGTTGACCGAGCAATCGCCAGTATGAGCGCCGAAAAAGATGTTGTCAACGAGGGTACTATGATTATTAAGGAAGCTCAAGAAGCTTTTAACAGGATTATGAAAAGCACTGAAATTGTAAATCAGCAAATAAAAGAAGTATCACAGTTTTCCCAGTATATTTCCACCAACTCGAATAAAATATTCTCTGAAATTGGTAATATTGATAACATCATAAAAGAGACCACCGATCAAACAATGGCTGTTGCTATAAGCAGTACAGAACAGATGAATTCAATGCAAGAGATAAATATCCTCTCGGAGGAACTGCAAGCTGCAGCACAATCGCTCCAAGATTCAGCCCAAAAATTTAAGGTCGCTTAA